The window tctgacgaatacctttcactttatccctactcggcggccgaccgtcacgcgacatgcaacacacagacgaaaaagtttgagacgaagtaataaaagtttcactttaataaaaaaaaaatgagagccGTCACgagacgcctggcagatgtgaaacatcgatcatcgacattattttgtaaaattaatatctAGAAAAGAACAGATTATGATAGGAACGAAATATGtcttaatgataaaataaaatattacgaaaaaataatttgttttcaagtaaaacacaggtcaggtgtactgtagtaaacaacactgtatacaccacggagtatacactatagtgtgggagagaatcgcacagtcgattgcgcatagcgacgcgtcgccacggcatgcgtcgccacgccagaaatcggttttacgtgcggctacagatgtttcacatcaaaaagtCTTTTTCATTGAGATCGCTGCGTTATATCATTATCCTCCGAGTCCGACACTGCGCCGTCAGCACGGTATGAATAGCTCAGGAACACGGCACGGAGACGACACGTTTTCATAAAGTTGCACAAGAACGAAGATTCCGCAGTCGAATGTGCGACGTAAAACAGAAGTTGCGAGTAACAAGGAGTCAGGGAACACGTTAAAACATATATTGTACTTCGTAGGTATATTTGGACGTCCTACTGTATTTTTTAGGTgtgaaaaaataatgtaatcaaAAGAACGCCATGTTTTAAATGACGCATCAAAATGTTGTGTATTAGTAATTTTGTATTTGATAATTAACAACGATTATCACAATATTTTTCTGATTAAGCGATCGATTTAAACCAATTTTTTAGGCATTTCCATAACTactagttttgtttgtttaaaattaatcattttgtGTGTGTACACGTATCCTtgggaaaaataattttgttcacTAATAAGTATGTATAGTGTAGGTACAATGTTTTTGTgactattgtatttattttagtccCGTTTTTTAATTACTGGTAGGGTACTTTGTGAACATGCATGGGCAGGTATGGGCactctgcctatatctgccgtgaagcagtaatgcgtttcggttggaagagcGGGACAGTTATTGTGCTTTAGAAATTGAGACTAAGTACCCATGTGTCAAGGTTGgggacggcatttacgttgtagatgtctatgggctccggtaaccaattaaaattatgtgagctcgtccacgtattaaaaaaaagagcttAGCTCAGTCATCAAGCGCTCTTCTAACTTCGTTGACATCAAATGATTAAATGGCGCATCTTAAAACTGTTCAAAGACGAAAGACGATGCaagtttttttctattataagcAAAGGAATGAGTGTATGCTTAATGGCAGAAATAGCGAGTATTGTGGCACGTACCCGTGCGGTTTCACAGTTTGTCCTTTAatcaaatttttatgttttgcaGGTTCTAATTTGATTTTGTGATTGATTTCTTCATTGTGGACATCGTGTGAGATATGTGAGTTTGATATAATTGGTCCTAAGAATTGAGCTCTGGTGTAGGAGTATCAGTGACATGAGTAGGTCTGAGTTGTTACCAATTAGGCAGCAGGCGCTTTTGTTTGTTGATTTAGTCCCACTGACGGAATTACTTGTAGATAGACTTTTCTTTATCAGCCATAAGAGCATTGTAAGTCATCATTacgaccattctaaccggcgccatctaggcggacttcggatagcctgccgaccgagagggctggtggtcgtgacgccgacgaccgccagtccggcgtcccgagggggagggtgatgggagagatgtgctccacactaagcgcttcactttccccctttgccttttcatgagttctgtctcatgcgaggtttggatgctggttgtttgagcgacaggaggttttagtcggttcgactccgacatgccccgccctccatccctagtgaagggcggaagtccggcgatttaatcctgacaaaaaaaaagtcatcattacatttaaatttaaaatgataataccgataaggaaaaaaaaaaacccaagagTATACAAAGGATATCCCTTGTCATACGTTCCTTTCATAAAATCTAGAATACACAAAGGGGTCGAAAGTACAAAGCCAATTTCTAGGTCAGAATTCATTGAAGTGTTGAATGTAATTCAAGCGACTCTTGGTATTGTGTTCCTGTCGCCGACGACGGGTCGGGCTCGAAGGTCCATAACTAAGGTAAGTATTATAGTTACAGCTAATAATTTATATAGGGATTCACAATTTATAATAGAAAATGGCGTTTCGAAGTTCGCGCCGTGTTTATCTCGCGCCAACATTTGAATTATACAATTGTCGATTGAGGTCTTTTGTCGGACGCGAGAAAGGTTTGCCATTGGATAAATATCGTTTCGTCGTATAGTATAAAGGTAATTTTCGTTTGAATCCGAATTCGCACTTGGAACTTTGTGGTTTGTTTTTAATGTgtttaaatcgattttattcGTGTACCCTGAGTGGTTTTTTAGATCTTTTCATTCATCCGAAAGCTTTGAATTCGGACGAGTGGATGGATTGAAATGCCCATTATCACGTTGCATTGGGAATAAAAACATCAATATAACACCACCTTGGTCACCACACAtggtccttacggatccatcagatcctataacctttgcattagacagacaccttcagctctaacactaggagcaggatTAGGGACTccgataaccgtactcgtcgaactcgacaaagagttcgacgtgcaacttaacccatacatcagcccgttgagtttctcgctggattttttcagcgggttgcgattctggtacggtagtagattcattcgcgaagcagctgctcttgagttgttaggtcccattcggaggcgttcgggcagctattagcaaatcccacccctcctggctgagcctttgctcgcccacctgtcctggtaaagctggaaaggcctctgggccaccagtaatccctcattcataaaaataaaccaaaatatacattaagaaccagtttcactttaattattaaattgttatttttatcattgACAGACTTTAAAGCCAttaatgtttctttttactGTTATTGGAAGCAGGCTCGTCTGATGACTTGATGACGAGCGGTAACAGAGGATTAACGTACTTACGATCTAAGTTCGATATTCGAAAATAAAAGTACAGTTTCTTAATTAAATCGATTGTGTTATCAGGAAATCCTATTGATTCAATGTTTGTTGACATAAAAATCTCGACGTAAAATCGATTCCAACGATGCTTGTGAttgtaaagttttaaaaaaataatcgacgACCGGTTTTACCTATAAAGATTGTGATtcgatattttaatgtttttttttttttaatacacgttAGTTTTTGAGCGAGACTCATACATTAATTGACTTAATTAAGCGACTAAACGTAAATTGATTTGGATCAATAAAAGGCCTCGTGTTCTgtgtgaaatataaataattgaaaatgttCTCAAAAGTGATAATCCTCATGATTTGCTTGATTTTCGTGTTATCTCAATCACCGTTTGGATGTCGGGTAGTGATGAACTCAATATTATCAGTCTAGAGCAGAGGAACTTGAACCGGAGAGCTTTGACAACACTCGATAATTCCatttattaatatgaaatatagaAATTTGAAATGAATTTGGATTTGAAAATAGGGACATTTTACTGAAACAAGATTTATTCCTAGGCCGCATGAGTATCGTGTCCTGTTCATTTTTGCCCCGACATAGTCAAGCGTTCCGATTTTAAATGTTCTATATGTCTAATGACATAATTCACTCATATTCATGTGGTGATGTCCATGCGCCCCTCTAACTCCTGTAACCAGGTTGCCCGAGAGGACATTCACCCATTTAGTGCAAAGCGATTTAATGTTCTACTACCAGTCACCGATATTATGAATTGTAGATTTTATGAAGAGAAAGGGGATCGGTAGAACGATATAATGGATGTTGGACGTCAATAGTATTTACATGTGTTCTCAAAGATTTTGTTCGATGTATTATaagttattgatttttttttatcacctggtgttaagtggtcactggagcccatagacatctacaacgtaaatgcgccacccaccttgaaatataagttctgaagtctcaagtatagttacaacggctgccccacccttcaaaccgaaacgcattactgtttcacggcagaaacaggcaggatggtggtgcctacccgcgcggactcacgagagatcctaccaccagtatttacagCTAATTTTAGCTGTATATTGTTTTTGGTTTCTTCAATTAATGTTTAGTTTAGAATTGTTAATTTGTCCTCTCAGTACAGGAGCAACCACATCCGTCAGGACGGCGGTCTCTGCTTCGAGCTGGCGCCTTGGCAGCACCAGCCGGTTGAGCTGGAGGAGCATTTGAAGAAACTAAAGCAACGATGGGGTAACTCTGTCACTGCCGATTATAAGAGAAGATCTCAACTGGCACTTGTAAATAGGTACGACGTGTTCGACCAAATAAAATGTTCTCACAGTGATTTATAcatcaatctatactaatatataaatctgcactggtttttacggatgttctgttatagccactgaaccatgcatccgattgacttgaaacttggtatccatgcagAAAATACATGTTCTTAATAGATAGACTAACAtttacctagtcttgccataaatactgagacaaagggaaaaaaaatctattgcaaataaaatttattacttttacagtgtgttagtttaatacataaatataaaacaatttaaagtataaaaagcttattcgaagtggtctccattgactgcaatacagtcctttaaacgttgaggccagttatcaacaGAAGTACGCACTCTTTCgtaagccgtactctctaaaactgaccataaatcataatccagcggattaagatcgggactagatgacggccagtcttcagctctgataaagtccgaaacgttcggttccaaccaagactgcgtagaccgagctttatgacctggcgccgagtcttgctggaaggaccattcttgattattgaacatggtgttgttaaggggcttcactaccttctcaagaatggtatcttgatacacttgtgccgatgttttgatacctttttcacaaagtatggctcagtcactccttcatagctaataccccactaaaccatcactgaagtcagatagtgcccacgttgcactctgtcgactaattgggaagcttccttagagctttcagcataaatacggtcattttgtttgttaaaatgttgctcaattgtaaaaaatttctcatccgtaaacaaaatttttctatgacctccctttgcgtaccgcttcagtagttgtttcgattttaccaccttattctcttttaaattatcagttaataaatgaccagtacgtctcttataggctgcaagtcctaagtcatcttttaaaatacgcgacatggttctaggtgctatcttcatctcccgagataaaatcttttgctttcgatttcttcgaattctttcccttactgctttgaccacctttttcgtacgaacactacgtagacggccagatctttttctgtcacaaacagaggaggtctcattgcacctatttatagcccggtacacaaacattttactaatgccaagcgtatggagagttttaaaaattgcatttggctccatacctactttgtgtaatgcaatcgtagcgattcggttctctttatcaccccactccattttaatatcgcaaaatattgtacaatgtattggcgccaaaatgaggaaattcaatgagcaatcatataaaaatgacagattccaaattcaaatgtaatattttgtttatttttaattgtaacagtatttatggccagactaagtatattagtgttggactccctacaccagttgcggggacgttaatgattataatttttgtgggggtgagaaataataatgttaattttaaatgcccaacgaagcggacgggtacagctagtggtCTTATATGATCATATTAAATGCGATTATAAAGTTggtttttaataagtttgatGGTCTCATTTGGTATTAAATGTCCCTTAATGATTTGCGACGAGACAGTATGAGCATTTTTTTCTATGCCTTTAAGCAGATGTAAATGATTACTTCGCAACTGAATTAGGGGTAACAGTGATAATACTAGTGTGATTTCGACCTTATATCTAGTGCTCATAGCATTTTCATCGGTAAATTAATGAATCATTGGTCACAGATAATTCTAAGTAGTCtagttcaattttttatttattgcacagatTTGAGCTCACATCcgacctggtgctaagtgattaccggtgcccatagacatctacaacgaaaataccactacccaccttgagatatgaattcgaaggtctcagtatagtcacaatggctgccccacccttcaaaccgaaacgcattactgcttcacgacagaaataggtagagtggtggtacctacacgtgcggactcacaagaggtcctaccaccattaatggCTGATAGTGGTAGGACACCACCAGTTCTATGAAATAAACTATCATTTTAGCAATGAAATTCACGGGAAGACAGATTTAAGAATCATTAACAAAAACGCTTGCAGTGtagttaagtcgtcgtggcctaaaggataagacgtccggtgcattcgtgtcgagcgatgcaccggtgttcgaatcccgctggcgggtaccaatttttctaatgaaatacgtactcagcaaatgttcacgattgacttccacggtgaaggaataacatcgtgcagtaaaaatcaaacccgcaaaattataatttgcgtaattactggtggtaggacctcttgtgagtccgcacggataggtaccaccgccccgcctatttgaagcagtaatgcgtttcggtttgaagagtggggcagccgttgtgactatactgagaccttagaactatatctcaaggtgtgtggcgcatttacgttgtagatgtctatgggctccagtaaccacttaacaccaggtgggctgtgagctcgtccacacatctaagcaataaaaaaaataaaaaaaagttaccctAAATTGTTCTATTTAATCTGCTTACAGCGAAATATCTCGTTACATGGACACGGTGATCGCACCATTCCTGGACACGTACCATCGTAACATTCAGATCTCGTACCAACAAATGACCGAAAAGATCTTAAAGAGGATCAAAGATGAAATAAACGCTGCGGTGGTGAAGAAGAATAAGATTTATACGGCTCTGACGATTTTAGCTCGTAATTTGACCCTTCCAGGTATATTGGAGCTATTTCCTTTttcttgtggagagtattaagcggcctggctatgcccctggcattgctgaagtccatgtaaccactcaccatcaggtgggccgtatgctcgtctgcctacaatggcaatgaaataaaatgtattttaacaccaatgtgttaaaaaactttttttttacgtgTATGATCTTTATGTATgagcttgtaataaaatctctttggctatactatttgtatctggctggttttggtatcattaaaagtttaaattttaaagaagtaattccaaattcaaattaggaaaatgtgtgatttttatttatttttcgtactgtcaagatgagtgacgtCAATACgtcagcatttttttattacttcctCTCCTGTGACACGGGGCGTTTAAGACCTCGTACGAAAAATACAATTACGACACTACGCGCAATATTTAAGTTAGATTAAGTAGCAGTATTAGACCCGCAATATTTAAGAAACGAAAACCTTTATTTGGTCGAATCTAAAAAAACGTATTGGGATAAACGAATTTCAGGGGTACTCATTTTAAAACAACTGGTAAATCAACAACGAAAAATCCGATTTTAGAGAGCTGGTGCTTTCACCTGACGATGTCACTCTTTCAGGTATAAAATAAGGTTATTCAATCAGCCCACGTTTCACTTAGTGCTCTATGTGCTATCGGAGCCCGTAGATTTTACAGTGTGAATAGCGTCATTCATTAGAACCTTAGCTTAAAATTTCAAATGCTTTCAGCTGCCATATTATCTTTAATAGGTCCTATCacccccgcccgccatccccagtggagggcgaaaatccggtgatttcctcctaaCAAAAAAAGGTCCTATCACGAATAATTAAGGACGGACTAGGTCAATAGTATAGAACCATGTAGTTAACAATTATAGTTGAAGAGACTGTGATTACGATCACGTAATACTGGGCAGACAAATATCGAGTCTGAAATCTTAAGTATAATTCCAGTCAAAAATTTTTAAAGCTATGTGCAATGAAGATCATCGGAAGATTAAAATACTCGCGAACAAGCACGTTGCCAAGATATATGTTTGCACGGAGGAAGCTCGAAAGTCCATTGCCAAAATGGGAATTTACGCTCAAGAAATGATCAATATCACTAAGAAGCACATGGAGGGAAGTTTGGTGGAGGCTGCCAAATTCATTGACAACGTTAGACAGCGCATTCTGCAAAGGTCAGTGTTTGTATTTTGCGCCGATGCGTGAAACGGTTTTGAATTCTGAAGtcatcgtgacctaaaggataagacgtccggcggtttcgtatctagtgatgcactagtgtttgaatcccgcaggctggtactaatttttcatttttcaaatgaaatacgtacttgacaaatgttcacgattgacttccatggtgaaggaataacactgtgtaataaaaatcaaaatccgcaaaattataatttgcgtaattacgggtggtaagtcctcttgtgagtccgcacgggtaggtaccaccaccctgcctgtttctgccgtgaagcagtaatgggtttcggtttgaagggtggggcagccattgtaattatactgagaccttagaacttatatctcagggtcagtggcggcacttacgttgtagatgtctatgggttccagtagctacttaataccaagtgggctgtgagctcttacACCGAACtatgcaatgaaaaaaattatctaatattGATACTTCTTGGCAtctaaacatatttatattggTCTAACTAATTAACAATTGAATTTTCTAATACAAAATCTGGCCATATTCTAGAAAAGACATCAATGCGTGCCTCAAGCAATTATCGAGAGAGGCGGTTTTGTTGGGCTATGAACTGGATCTTAGTCTGACGAACGCCCGTCGCCACAACGAGCAGTCGTGCGAGAAGATATCCGTCTGCAGCACGATAGCCAAGAGGAGTACTGATGATGCCGTAGTTGCTCTCAAAGATGAACTGTTTCAATGTGTTTATGCttgaataaattctaaattactattgtttttcgttattcatttaaaattgcttttattaatggtgTAGGTCAaaggctcccaaacttattttatctaccacccactttgagaataaattatttattttttagggcCCCCATTTTTTACCTACTCAAAAACCACTATAgggagagctcagtcggtgtttgagagtcctcctagatgaaattacaaatcgtctCCCCTTGTGTACAGCATAATGCCCCCATTTTTTtgtctgggtctcttaccgcccccttttaggcctgcagcgcccacaagggggtgttatcgcccactttgggaaaggctggtgtAGGTAGTCGGTATTCTAATTATTAGCCGGCGAAGGTAGTCGAAAATTATAGATCTTGAGCGGTGTCAATGTAACCTTCGAACCACTGCCTACCACCGAGGACCCTTTGCAAATGCTCATAATGGATATAGCGATGCTAATGCATTATTGGAATGATCATAGCCTAGAGGATAAGATACGGAGTACATTCGTATCGggcgatgttcgaatcccgcaggcgggtatcaattttttaaagtgaaatatgtacttatcaaaatgttcacgaatgactttcaaGGTGAAGAATAACGTCGCAAAATAAAAACCTTAcccgcatttttttatttccataattactggtagtaggacgtcttgtgagtccaaacGGGTAGGTATTTCCACCCGggctatttctaccatgaagcagtaatgcgtttcggtttaaaggttgagcagccgttgtactgtaaaaaaactgatgtctcaaagtgagtggtgACTATGACCACCGGTTTCCGGTGGCCACTTAAGactaggtgggtcgtgagctcgtacatccatTAAAGCAATAGATAAAACAGCTATAAACCTTTTGATCTTGTTTCTTACTGAAGCTAACAAAACCAACAGGAATCCTCCGAGGCTCAATCACACTTTGACAACAAAGTTTTTGTTCATTTAAGAAATTACCAAGACAAAAGGTACAGTCAAAATGAATCACTAATATAATTCAGTGATTCGAACAATAATAACCCTAGAACCAACCACACTAGAACGAAActattaaattaacaattaaattcTAAACCAAATTCAATGAATAAAGGGGTCCAGAAATCCGAACCTTTTCATCAAAATAATCAAATTGAAACGAACAACTTCATTATTAATGTGTACGGAATGAAATTCTGCACGTTTTATTAAAtctattgtattataaataaacagatCCATAAAAAttaagactatttggtttatacgaaatttttgcaactttacacgaGAACTATTTGAAGTTTAtagtttggaaaaaatatcataacaaaaaaaacttcttcagccatTTCAATGGAGTGAACTTAATCGAAGTTCAAATCAAAAACATCAAACTGCttatgctgataccaaataaaacgtacatttaattataaagataaatttcGCGTATTAACCCCCGtaatttcacccctcgatataagcttttattagcttcgttTTTAAGTGAACACTGATCAAATGGAGGCTTTATAAAACCCGTTAGCACCACGAGATAAATTCCTCCACGAATCATAAAAAATACGCTGTATATGATGtattcaacggccgtctggtgtagtggtaagtgacatggtcactacacaagggggttgcgggttcgaatcccgccaaggagagatatttgtatgataaatataaatgcctTTTCCAggtttatggatgtatattggatagaggtataaagaaaataaaactggaggtttcgcaacaacccacggtcattcggtaacgtgcgaacttattgtggtacacttcattcacggttgtttgcataagagttagtgtattgcgcaaacgaacgctctgagatcgtgttcaatgaatgaaaaaaaaatgtaattttttgtacgttattacaaagttaagtcgtacactgtgtgcattactaataaaaatcttacgttacggacgttttttcccggttatggtacccctccgcatcgtcccataagaaacttcgttccaaaaattgcTTTCTTAAAAATGTGTGAGTCGTGAGTGATGAACACAGTCGCTAACAGCTTTCAACAATCGTTCTAAAGTCGGGTGGTGCATAGAAAAACCGATGTTGCGTTCTTGGTAATAAAGGCGATTGGTTCCAGTGGCGGTATAGAGCACTGCTAGCCTGTGGAGGCGTGATTCCGTTGTGACATCCGAGAGCTTTGATAAATGTCTAATACAAGGTTGTTCCTGAATTCATTCGCCCATTCACAGAAatacaaaaagaacaaaatctAGAAGAAAATAATCCGCCGCtgtcaatttattaataactagcg of the Bombyx mori chromosome 25, ASM3026992v2 genome contains:
- the LOC110386518 gene encoding uncharacterized protein LOC110386518, which translates into the protein MDEKYRSNHIRQDGGLCFELAPWQHQPVELEEHLKKLKQRWGNSVTADYKRRSQLALVNSEISRYMDTVIAPFLDTYHRNIQISYQQMTEKILKRIKDEINAAVVKKNKIYTALTILARNLTLPAMCNEDHRKIKILANKHVAKIYVCTEEARKSIAKMGIYAQEMINITKKHMEGSLVEAAKFIDNVRQRILQRKDINACLKQLSREAVLLGYELDLSLTNARRHNEQSCEKISVCSTIAKRSTDDAVVALKDELFQCVYA